The Arthrobacter burdickii genomic interval CGTGACCAGTGATCCCGACAGCAATATCGTCGCCAACCTGTCCGGCACCACGGCCTTCCTGCTCCTGTGCGTCTTCACCGTGGTCAATGTGGCCTGCGTGGTGCTGCGACGCAAGAGGGACGTCAACCGCAGGGTGTTCTTCACGTCCCCAGGCCCGCTTCCCGTCGTGGCGGCACTCCTGTGCGCGTTCCTCGCCGGCCCGTGGGTGGGACGTGACGTCGTCCAGTACCAGATCGCCGGCAGCCTCATGGCGATCGGCGTCGTCCTCTGGCTCATCACGTGGCTCATCAACCGGAAGACCAACACCTCCGCCGGTGATCCCACGGCGGTCGAGAGCTGAGTACGCCGGCCGACGGGCGCTAGCATCGCTTCATGGAGATCCTCCGCTACGCAGCCTTCACCGACCGGCCCGACGGCGGCAATCCCGCCGGAGTGGTGCTCGACGCGGATGGCCTCTCGGCCGGACAGATGCAGGTGATCGCGGCCGAGCTCGGCTACGCGGAGAGCGCCTTTCTCTCGCGTCGCTCGCCGGGCAGGGCCACGGTCCGCTACTTCGCCCCCGAAGCCGAGATCCCCTTCTGCGGCCATGCGACGATCGCGACCGGGGTCGCGCTCGCCGACCGCGAGGGCGCCGGGGACATTCTCCTGTCGACGCCGGTGGGCCCGCTCGACCTGAGGACCAGGCAGGTGGGCAATCGCTTCGTCGCCTCCCTCGTGACGGTGGAGCCGCGCGTGGAGGGGATCGACGACGACGTCCGGAACGAACTCCTGCAGCACCTCCGCCTCACCGTGGAGGAACTGTCGGCCGACCTGCCCGTTCAGCTGTCCTTCGCCGGCAACATCCACCCGATCGTGCCGGTCCGTGACGGAGCCGTCCTGCGGGGGCTCGACTACGACTACGACGGTCTCAAAGGACTCATGATGGCGCAGGGATGGGGTGCGACGATCGCCGTCGTGCACCGGCTCGGCCCGGACGTCTTCGAGGCCCGGAACCCGTTCCCGCCCGGGGGCGTCCGGGAGGATCCTGCCACGGGTTCAGCCGCCGCCTCACTCGGCGCCTACCTCCGCGCGCGGGGAGACGTCGCACCCCCTGCCACGCTCACCGTGTACCAGGGGTCCGACGTCGGGCGCCCGTCCGTCATCACGGTCGACATACCGCCGACCGGCGGCATGACGGTGTCGGGTGGGGCCGTCCCGATCAGCGCCTAGGTGTACTGGGTCATGAGGTGGGTGACAGTCGGTTGATGGGTGTGGTTCCGATGCCTGTGTGGATGCGTTCAGTGTTGTAGTGGGTGAGGAACCGGTCAAGGGCTTCGGTGCGGGCTGTGTTCGAGGTGTAGGGCCGGCGGTAGGCCCATTCGGTTTGCAGGGTCCGGTTGAAGCGCTCGACTTTCCCGTTGGTCCAGGGGCAGTGGGGTTTGATGAAACGCTGCTCGGCGCCGATGGCTGTTACGGCTGCTTTGAACGCGTGTCCGCGCCGGTAGGCCAGGGCGTTGTCGGTGATGATCCGTTCGATGCGGGGAATCCCGTTCGTGGCGAAGAAGTCCCGGGCGCGCAGCAGGAACCCTGCGGCGGTGTCGGAGCGTTCGTCGGGATGGACTTCGGCGTACGCGAGCCGGGAGTGGTCATCAATAGCCGCGTGGACGTAGTCGTAACCGATGCCGTAACCCCGAACCTCTTCGGAGCGGCCGTGGGCACGCCAGCCGCCGCCGTCGGGGATCCGGCCGAGTTTCTTCACATCCAGGTGCACGAGCTCGCCCGGGCGGGCTCGTTCGTACCGGGCCTTGGTCGCCCTCGAGGCGCGGATCAGCTGCCCGGTGACCGGGTCGCACCAGGCAAGCCGGGGAACCTGGTGCCGGGACAGGATCCGGGAGACCGTCCGGGCCGGTACCCCGGTGGCGGCCGCGATGCGTAACGGTCCGGCCCGTAACTGCGTGCGGGCGGCAAGAACCACGTGCTCGGTCTCACGGCTGGTCCTGGTCGGGAAGGTCCTCGGGCGGCTGGAGCGGTCCTGCAGCCCGTCGATTCCTTCGGCCCGGTAGCGGCGCACCCACCGGTAGGCGGTCTGCCGGGACACGCCGAGTTCCTTGGCCACGTGCGCGACGGGCCGGCCTGCTAAAACGCGTTCAATGATGATTGATCGACCAAACGGGCTCAAACGAGGGATAACGTTGGACACGAGGACCTCCGGGAGGGTGCGGGAACTAGACAGCTCCACTAAGCCCGGAGGTCCTCCTCATTTTCAAGCCCTACCTGTCACCAACGTCCCGGCCCAGTACACCTAGGCGGTCGGGTCAGGGCCCGGCGATGGGGGCTGTGAGCGCCTGCGCGGCGACGATGAGATCTGCAGGTGACAGTTCGATGTCCAGCCCCCGCTGGCCTCCGGACACGAAGACCGTGGGATGGTCGAGGACGGACGCGTCGATGACCACGGGTGACGGGTGCCGCTGTCCGAGAGGGGAGATCCCGCCCAGGACGTAGCCGGTCCGGCGCTGGGCGAGGGCCGGATCGGCCATCGCCGCCTTCCGCCTGCCGAGCGCGGAGGCGAGGGCCTTGAGGTTCAGCGTCCCGCTGACCGGGACGACGGCGGCCACGAGGGATCCGTCGACGCTCGTCATCAGCGTCTTGAAGACCCGACCCGGGTCGACGCCCAGCGCGGAGGCGGCTTCCAGCCCGTAGGAGGAGACGCCGTCGTCGTGCTGGTAGGGGCGGGCGGTGAAGGCGATGCCGGCCGCCGAGAGGGCGGCCAGGGCGGGGGTGCTGCGGGAACCGGTCGGCTTCCTGCCCACGGCACCTCCTTCTGGTTCTACGACGCTGTGACGACTTCCTGCACGGCGGCCAGCTCCCAGAGCTCGGGCTGGCCCCAGACTCCGGCGAAGTCGCAGACCACGATGAAGTCGGCCACGACCGGCCCCGTCAGGACGAGTCCCTCGACGTAATCTACGCCGTTTCGCTGGATCGGCTCCACCCCTCGGGCGTACAGGGCGTCGAGGACGGCTGCGGTCTCGACGGAATCGTCCGTGGAGTCGCGCGTGGAGTCATCCACGCGGTCCCCGGAGGAGTCCGCGGCGCGGAGGGAGCGCCAGTACAGGTAGAGCCCCTCGACCTCGTCGACGGATACGAGCGAACCGTCGGCGGTGACGGTGGTGCAGTCGTGCAGGAAATCGTCGGTGTGCTGCGTCATGGTGGTCCTTTGCAGTGTCAAGCAGTAGTGAAAAGTGCTGAAGGCGATGCTGGAAGCACGTTCGAGAAGTGCCGGGAAGGAGGGCCGGCAGGGGAGGGCTGGGCTGGGAGCGCCCGCCGCGGAGATATGCGGCGCGCAGCAAATCAGGTCGCGGAGGCGCCGGTAGGGAGAGGTGAAGTCGTCAGGGCACGGCCGGGACCGGCGCTGGGACTGGAGACGTAGGCCGCACGGGTCGAGGGACCAGCTGCGGATGGCTGTGGAAGAAGGGCTTCCTGGTCGTTCATGCTGCACGCCCCTATCGGGGATGGAGCTCTGCTATTGGGTGCCGGTGCAATCACCAGGGCAACGAAGAGAAGAACCGAGAACAGCCGCCTTCTTCTAGACAACTCCCCCCACCCTACGCTTCTTTCCCTCGGATGGCATGGGAACGCTCCGCTACAGTACATCCAAGCCCGGGTCGGAACCCCGGAAAGACCCGGCTCCGGCAGGGCACGGCGGTGCGTCGCGAGCGACACTGCGGTTGCAGCGCTGGACATTCCCCGGCGCCTCGTGCGCGCAGGACAAGAGCGGGCTCAGGGCGCCCGACGACAAGGAGGACCGCCATGTGGATCGGGTTCATCGAGTTCGATGTCCTGCTCGGCGATGTGCACTCACTGAAGGGAAAGCGGTCGGTGGTGCGTCCACTGGTGTCGGACCTCCGACGGAAGTTCGAGCTGTCCGTCGCCGAAGTCGGGCACCAGGACCTGCACCGCCGGGCCGTGGTGGGGGCGGGGGTGGTCGGAGGCGACCGGCAGCATGTGGTGGACGTGCTGGACCGGGTGGAGCGATACGTTGCAGCAAGGCCCGAAGTCGAGCTTCTGAGCGCCCGACGACGGCTCCTCAGCAGCGAGGACTAGCAGGGCCGGCGGGCCCGGCTCAGGCTCCTGAGGACGTCGCCAGCTGGTGCAGTGGCCCGTCGTCGAACGCGTCGAGCAGCGCCCGGATGTCCTTGTAGACCTCGACGGCCCCTGCCTCGCGCAGTTCCGCCTCGCTCGTGCCGCCGGAGGCGAGGCCGATCGTGGGGATCTTCAGCTCCGACGCCGCGAGGACGTCCCACACGGAGTCGCCGACGAATACGGCGTTCGCTGCCTCGAGTCCGCCGGCCTCCAGCGCCGCCTCCAGGATGTCCGGGGAGGGCTTGCTGTTCTCCGCATCCGAGGAGCTCGTCGCCGCACTGATCGCCTCGTCCGCGTCGATGATTTCGCGGAGCACGCCCAGTTCCTGCTCCGAGGCGGAGGACGCGAGGACAACCGTGAGGCCGCTGTCCGCGCATCGGCGTACCAGTTCCCCTGCTCCTTCGAAGGCCCGCAGGGCCGGCCAGTAGGTGGAGAAGACGGCGCCGTGCGTGGAGTCGAGCTCCTCGTCCTGCCCGGTGTCCCGGTCGTCGCCGAGGAGGTGCGCCACGAGCTTGTCGCCGCCCATCCCGATGGCCCGGTGGATCTCCGCCAGGGGTACGTTGTGGCCGAAGCGGCGGAACGCCTGCCACCAGGCGATGGTGTGCTGGTAGTTGGAGTCCACGAGGGTGCCGTCCACGTCGAACAGCACGCCGTGCCGTGCCTCCGATGATCCCGCTGTACCGTTCGCCATGCGCTGCCTCCCGCTCGTCCCGGATCTCTGTCCTCCCGAGTCTAGGAAGGCAGGCGCGCGAGCGGGGCCTTTGCGGCCCGGTTGCAGCCGCGCGGAATGTGTGGCTCGGTGCCGCTAGGGGGCCGGAACGGGCTCGACGACGATGGCCACGCGCTCGTCCCCGATGCGCGTCAGCACAAGGGTCGCCTTGTTCCGTCCCTTGCCGGAGCCGGTCAGCAGCTGCTTGCGCACTTCCTCCGGCGTGGCCGAGATGCCGCGCTTCTTGATGTCGAGGACGCCGATGCCCTCGGAGCGGACCCAGGCCTTGAGTGCCTTGACGTTGTAGGGCCGTACCGCGAGCACCCGGTACGCCCGGGCGAACGGGGTGTCCGTGAACGACGGCGCGCAGATGTAGGCGATCATCGGATCCAGCAGGTGCCCGCCCAGGTCCGCGGCGAGGTCCGCGACGAGTTCGGCGCGGATGACGGCGCCGTCCGGCTCGTACAGGTAGCCGCCGGGTTCCCCGACGGGGGCGGTCGGGCCGTTGCCGAACTCCGCGTCCGACACCATCTCCGCGGCCCCCCTCGGGCCGAGGACGAGGGCGGCGCGCCGGACGCCCTCGCGACGGAGCGCGTTGAACCACAGCGCCACCTCGGTGACGTCGCCGTCCACGGAGACCCACTGCGCCTCGCAGGCCGACGGGATGGACTCGTGCGGCATGCCCGGGCCCATCTTCACGCCCACCGGCTTCCCGCTGTCGGCGAGTTCCTGGACGAAGGACAGCGGGGGCGAGAACGCCTCCGGGTCGAAGAGGCGGGACGTGCCCGACGACGTCGTCGTCCTGCGCGCGGGGTCGAGCCAGACGCCGTCGTACTCCGCAGTGTCCACGGACGAGGCGTCGGCGTTGACGACGCGGGCGTTGGGGAAGGGCAGCAGGTTCATGGTCGCCGCGGCGGCGGTCGTCTCGTCGAGTTCGACGGCGGTGACCTGGCGGTCGAGGGTGGCCAGCGCCATGCTGTCGGCGCCGAGACCGCACCCGAGGTCGGCCACCGTGACCAGTCCGGCGTCGACGAAGCGCTGCGCGTGGCGCGCGGCGACGGACAGGCGCGTGGCCTGCTCGAGCCCTGCCGAAGTGAAGACCATGTGCTCGGCGAAGGGCCCGAACTTGGCGGCAGCCTTCGCCCGCAGTCGCGACTGGGTGAGGGCGGCGGCGACGGCGTCGGGGGAGTGGCCCGCCTTCCGCAGCCGCTCGGTGAGCCGCAGGCTGTCGGCTTCGGCGTAGGGGCCGAGGGAGTTCACCAGTTCCCAGCCTTCGGGGGTCAGGATGTCCGCGATGTTGTCCGAAGCCATGCAGCCAGCCTAGGCGAAGTAGACGCCGATCCTGTTGCCCCGGATGTGCTCCACTTGGATGTCCACGTCGTACACGTCGTGCAGCACCTGCGACGTCATGATCTCCTCGGGCGTCCCCTGGTGGATGATCGCGCCGTCACGCATCGCAACGATGGTGTCGGAGTAGCAGGACGCGAAGTTGATGTCGTGGATGACGAGCACGACGGTCTTCCCGAGGTCGTCCACGAGCCGGCGGAGCAGGCGCATCATGTCCACGGAGTGCTTCATGTCCAGGTTGTTGAGCGGCTCGTCGAGCAGGATGTAGTCCGTGTCCTGAGCGAGCACCATGGCGATGAACGCCCTCTGGCGCTGGCCGCCCGAGAGCTCGTCGACGAAGCGGTCCGCCAGGCCGGCGAGGTCGAGATAGTCGAGGGCCCGCTCGATGTGCTCCCGGTCGACCACGGTAGGCCGGCCGTTGTTGTGCGGGAACCGGCCGAATCCCACGAGGTCCCGCACCGAGAGGCGGACCGCGAGCTGGTTCTCCTGGCGCAGGATGGACAGCGTCCTCGCGAGCGCGGGTCCCGGCGTCGTGCTGACGTCCAGCCCGTCCACCTCCACGGTTCCGGCGTCGAGCGGGAGCAGGCGGCTCATCAGGGACAGCAGGGTGGACTTGCCGGCGCCGTTGGGTCCGATGATCGAGGTGACGCCGCCGCGGGGGAGGGTGCAGCTGACGTCGTCGACCACCGTCGCGGTGCCGTAGCGCTTGGTGGCGGAGGTCAGAGTGATCACCGGACGCGACCTTTCAGGAGGAGGGCGAGGAAGACGAGGCCGCCCGTGAACTCGATGACGATGCTGAGTGCCGTGTCGAACTCGAAGACCTGCTCGAGGACGAGCTGGCCGCCGACGAGGGCGATCACGCCGAGCAGGACGGCGAGGGGCAGCACGACGGCGTGCCGGAAGGAGCTGCACAGCTGGTAGGCGAGCGCCGAGACCAGCAGGCCGAAGAACGTGGCCGGACCCACCAGGGCGGTGGAGACGGCGACGAGCACCGAGCAGATGACGAGGACGAGCGTCACGGTGCGCCGGTAGTCGACGCCGAGACCGACGGCGGTGTCCCGGCCGAGTGCCAGGACATCGAGGCGGTGCCGAAGGCGCCAGGCCGGGACGCACAGCCCTCCGACGGCGATCGCGGAGAGGAGCAGCAGGATCGGGTCGACGCGGTTGAAACTTGCGAAGAACAGGTCCTGCAGGATGATGTACTCGCTCGGGTCCATCAGGCGCTGGAGCAGTGTCGAGGCGCCCCGGAAGAAGACGCCGAAGACGATGCCGACGAGCAGCAGGAGGTGCAGGCTGCGCCCTCCGCCCGTGAAGAGCCAGCGGTAGAGCAGCCAGGAGAACGCGACCATCAGGGTGACCTCGACGGCGAAGCGGATCGGAGCGGCGAGTGTCAGGAGCGCCGAGGCGCCGAGGGCGAAGGCCAGGGCGGTCTGGATGAGGATGTAGAGCGCGTCCAGGCCCATGATGGACGGCGTCAGGATCCGGTTGCCGGTCACGGTCTGGAACAGGACGGTGGAGACCCCGACCGCGACGGCGACGAGCACCATCGCCCCGACGCGGTTGAGCCGGCGCGGAAGCACGTACGCGATGTTGCCCTCGAGTCCGACGAGGAGGAACGCCGCGATGAGCGCGACCGCCGTGACCCCGAGCGCCACCAGCCAGAAGGCGGGCGGGAGCGACCGGACCGGCGTCCTGCCGGATTGCACGACGGCGCTGGGAAGGGCGTTCGTCCTAGCGCGCACCGGTGTTCCTCCGAACGAGTAGGGCGATGAACAGCGCACTGCCGACCACCGAGACGATCACGCCCACCGGCACCTCGTAGGGGAAGCGGATGACGCGGCCGAGGATGTCGCAGAGGAGGACGAAGCCCGCGCCGAACACGGCGATCCAGGGGACCGCCCGGCGCACGTTGTCGCCGATCAGCAGGGAGACGAGATTGGGGACGATCAGCCCGAGGAACGGGATGGAGCCGACCACCACGACGACGACGGCGCTGATGAGGCTGACCAGCACCAGGCCGAGGTTCATGGTGCGCCGGTAGTTCAGGCCCAGGTTGGTGGTGAACTCCTCGCCCATGCCCGCCACGGTGAAGCGGTCGGCGCACACGTAACCCACGACGGCGAGGGCGGCGACGATCCACAGGAGCTCGTAGCGGCCGCGGATGAGTCCGGAGAAGTCCCCGATCATCCACGTGTTGAGCGTCTGCAGCAGGTCGAAGCGGTAGGCGAAGAACGTGGTCACCGCCGAGATGACGCCGCCGAGCATGATGCCGACGAGGGGCACGATCAGGGTGTTCCGCAGGGGTATCCGCCGCAGGACGGACAGGAACAGTGCGGTCCCGGCCACGGCGAAGACCGCGGCGATGCCCATCTTGGCCACGATCGGGGCACCGGGCAGGAGCAGTGTCGCCACGAGGATCCCGGCGGTCGCGGATTCCACGGTGCCGACGGTCGAGGGCTCCACGAACCTGTTGCGTGCCATCAGCTGCAGGATGAAGCCCGCGATGCTGAGCGCGACGCCGGCGAGCACGACGGCGAGCGTGCGCGGGACCCGGCTCACGAGGAAGGTCTGCCAGACACCGGTGTCGCCCGCGAGCAGGTCGGCGGGGGAGACGTCGGAGACGCCGGTGAAGAGACTGATGAGGGCAAGCAGCAGCACGGCTCCACCCGCCGGCCAGAGGGCCGGCGATCGGGAACCGCGCTGCTGTGCCGGCCGCCGGGGCCGGAGGGAGAGTGCTGCCATGGGGGCGCCCGCCGCAGGTGCGGCGCAGCGGATCAGGCCGCGACGGCCTCGTTGACGGCCGACACCATCGAGTCGAGGTTGTTCAGGCCGTAGCCGATGAGGTACCAGCTGGCGGAGTCGAGGTAGGTGACGGCGTCGTTCTTCGCGGCGTCCGTCCCGTTGACGAGTTCGTTGTCCAGGACGGCGGAGGCGGCGGCTCCGGCCTCGCCGACGGCGGCGTCACGGTCGATGACGAACAGGTGGGCGGGGTTGATCTCGGCGATGTACTCGAAGGAGACGGCCTCGCCGTGCGTGCCCTCGGACTTCACCTCGGCAGCGGGTTCGACGCCGAGGACGTCGTGGATCAGGCCGAAGCGGGACCCGGCGCCGTACGCCGTGACCTCGCCCGCGCTGGTCATGAGGATCAGGCCGTTCCCGGCGGACGCCGCGGCTTCCTTCGTCTCGGCGATCTCGGTGTCGAGGGCCGCGAGGCGTTCCGCCACCTCGTCCTCGGCGCCGAAGATCCGGCCGAGGGATTCGGTGTGCTCGGTGAAGCTCGCGATCGGGTCGGCGGCGTCGACGGTCAGGTCGATGGTCGGCGCGATGTCCGAGAGTTCGTCGTAGGAATCGGCGACGCGGCTCGAGATGATGATCAGGTCCGGGTCGGCCGCGGCGATGGCCTCGAAGTCGGGTTCCTTCATGGACCCGATGTTGGTGATGTCGCCGCCCTCGTAGGCCGAGAGCTGCGCGGGCAGGGTTCCCTGCGGTACGCCATCGACGTCGACGCCCAGGGCGTCCAGGGTGTCGAGTGCGCCGAGGTCGAAGGTGAAGACGGTCTGGGGGTTGACCGGCACCTCCGTGGTGCCCTGCGCGTGGTCGATCGCGACGGTCGACGTCGTCGCGGGCGCATCCGCTGCTTCGGAGGAACCACCGCAGGCGGTCAGGGCCAGGGTGGCCGCAGCGGCTGCGGAAAGGACGGCGAAGCGCAGGTGTGCCATGGGGTGAACTCCGGGAGGGGAAGGGCCGGCAGGCCGGGATCGGAAGTAAGGAATGCCTTACCTTCTCGAATCTAGAGCGTGGCTCGGGAATTACGCAAACGAAGCATCACCTATTACCTGTGGCGTCGCTCACAGGAGGGAGCGGGAAGCGCAACGGCTGGCACTCGCCTTGACCGAGTGCTAGCCGTTGCATACAGTCGGAGTTGGCACTCACTCCATGTGGGTGCTAATCCCGAGGGAAGCGTTCGCCGGCACCGCGACGACGGTTCACGCCCAGCCCGAGGGCCTTCATTCCATTGGTAACGAACGCAAAGGAGAGCCCGAGTGTCGGTCTCTATTAAGCCCCTTGAGGATCGCATTGTTGTCCGCCCCCTCGAAGCCGAGCAGACCACTGCTTCCGGCCTCGTCATCCCGGACACGGCCAAGGAGAAGCCCCAGGAGGGTGAAGTCGTAGCAGTTGGACCGGGTCGCGTCGACGACAACGGCAACCGCGTCCCCGTCGACGTCGCCGAGGGCGACGTCGTCATCTACTCGAAGTACGGCGGAACCGAAGTCAAGC includes:
- a CDS encoding siderophore ABC transporter substrate-binding protein, which encodes MAHLRFAVLSAAAAATLALTACGGSSEAADAPATTSTVAIDHAQGTTEVPVNPQTVFTFDLGALDTLDALGVDVDGVPQGTLPAQLSAYEGGDITNIGSMKEPDFEAIAAADPDLIIISSRVADSYDELSDIAPTIDLTVDAADPIASFTEHTESLGRIFGAEDEVAERLAALDTEIAETKEAAASAGNGLILMTSAGEVTAYGAGSRFGLIHDVLGVEPAAEVKSEGTHGEAVSFEYIAEINPAHLFVIDRDAAVGEAGAAASAVLDNELVNGTDAAKNDAVTYLDSASWYLIGYGLNNLDSMVSAVNEAVAA
- a CDS encoding IS481 family transposase produces the protein MSNVIPRLSPFGRSIIIERVLAGRPVAHVAKELGVSRQTAYRWVRRYRAEGIDGLQDRSSRPRTFPTRTSRETEHVVLAARTQLRAGPLRIAAATGVPARTVSRILSRHQVPRLAWCDPVTGQLIRASRATKARYERARPGELVHLDVKKLGRIPDGGGWRAHGRSEEVRGYGIGYDYVHAAIDDHSRLAYAEVHPDERSDTAAGFLLRARDFFATNGIPRIERIITDNALAYRRGHAFKAAVTAIGAEQRFIKPHCPWTNGKVERFNRTLQTEWAYRRPYTSNTARTEALDRFLTHYNTERIHTGIGTTPINRLSPTS
- the ybaK gene encoding Cys-tRNA(Pro) deacylase, with translation MGRKPTGSRSTPALAALSAAGIAFTARPYQHDDGVSSYGLEAASALGVDPGRVFKTLMTSVDGSLVAAVVPVSGTLNLKALASALGRRKAAMADPALAQRRTGYVLGGISPLGQRHPSPVVIDASVLDHPTVFVSGGQRGLDIELSPADLIVAAQALTAPIAGP
- a CDS encoding iron ABC transporter ATP-binding protein; protein product: MITLTSATKRYGTATVVDDVSCTLPRGGVTSIIGPNGAGKSTLLSLMSRLLPLDAGTVEVDGLDVSTTPGPALARTLSILRQENQLAVRLSVRDLVGFGRFPHNNGRPTVVDREHIERALDYLDLAGLADRFVDELSGGQRQRAFIAMVLAQDTDYILLDEPLNNLDMKHSVDMMRLLRRLVDDLGKTVVLVIHDINFASCYSDTIVAMRDGAIIHQGTPEEIMTSQVLHDVYDVDIQVEHIRGNRIGVYFA
- a CDS encoding HAD family hydrolase: MANGTAGSSEARHGVLFDVDGTLVDSNYQHTIAWWQAFRRFGHNVPLAEIHRAIGMGGDKLVAHLLGDDRDTGQDEELDSTHGAVFSTYWPALRAFEGAGELVRRCADSGLTVVLASSASEQELGVLREIIDADEAISAATSSSDAENSKPSPDILEAALEAGGLEAANAVFVGDSVWDVLAASELKIPTIGLASGGTSEAELREAGAVEVYKDIRALLDAFDDGPLHQLATSSGA
- the groES gene encoding co-chaperone GroES, which encodes MSVSIKPLEDRIVVRPLEAEQTTASGLVIPDTAKEKPQEGEVVAVGPGRVDDNGNRVPVDVAEGDVVIYSKYGGTEVKHGGQEYLVLSARDVLAVVVK
- a CDS encoding ABC transporter permease; this encodes MAALSLRPRRPAQQRGSRSPALWPAGGAVLLLALISLFTGVSDVSPADLLAGDTGVWQTFLVSRVPRTLAVVLAGVALSIAGFILQLMARNRFVEPSTVGTVESATAGILVATLLLPGAPIVAKMGIAAVFAVAGTALFLSVLRRIPLRNTLIVPLVGIMLGGVISAVTTFFAYRFDLLQTLNTWMIGDFSGLIRGRYELLWIVAALAVVGYVCADRFTVAGMGEEFTTNLGLNYRRTMNLGLVLVSLISAVVVVVVGSIPFLGLIVPNLVSLLIGDNVRRAVPWIAVFGAGFVLLCDILGRVIRFPYEVPVGVIVSVVGSALFIALLVRRNTGAR
- a CDS encoding PhzF family phenazine biosynthesis protein gives rise to the protein MEILRYAAFTDRPDGGNPAGVVLDADGLSAGQMQVIAAELGYAESAFLSRRSPGRATVRYFAPEAEIPFCGHATIATGVALADREGAGDILLSTPVGPLDLRTRQVGNRFVASLVTVEPRVEGIDDDVRNELLQHLRLTVEELSADLPVQLSFAGNIHPIVPVRDGAVLRGLDYDYDGLKGLMMAQGWGATIAVVHRLGPDVFEARNPFPPGGVREDPATGSAAASLGAYLRARGDVAPPATLTVYQGSDVGRPSVITVDIPPTGGMTVSGGAVPISA
- a CDS encoding iron chelate uptake ABC transporter family permease subunit; its protein translation is MRARTNALPSAVVQSGRTPVRSLPPAFWLVALGVTAVALIAAFLLVGLEGNIAYVLPRRLNRVGAMVLVAVAVGVSTVLFQTVTGNRILTPSIMGLDALYILIQTALAFALGASALLTLAAPIRFAVEVTLMVAFSWLLYRWLFTGGGRSLHLLLLVGIVFGVFFRGASTLLQRLMDPSEYIILQDLFFASFNRVDPILLLLSAIAVGGLCVPAWRLRHRLDVLALGRDTAVGLGVDYRRTVTLVLVICSVLVAVSTALVGPATFFGLLVSALAYQLCSSFRHAVVLPLAVLLGVIALVGGQLVLEQVFEFDTALSIVIEFTGGLVFLALLLKGRVR
- a CDS encoding DUF503 domain-containing protein, with product MWIGFIEFDVLLGDVHSLKGKRSVVRPLVSDLRRKFELSVAEVGHQDLHRRAVVGAGVVGGDRQHVVDVLDRVERYVAARPEVELLSARRRLLSSED
- a CDS encoding class I SAM-dependent methyltransferase, with product MASDNIADILTPEGWELVNSLGPYAEADSLRLTERLRKAGHSPDAVAAALTQSRLRAKAAAKFGPFAEHMVFTSAGLEQATRLSVAARHAQRFVDAGLVTVADLGCGLGADSMALATLDRQVTAVELDETTAAAATMNLLPFPNARVVNADASSVDTAEYDGVWLDPARRTTTSSGTSRLFDPEAFSPPLSFVQELADSGKPVGVKMGPGMPHESIPSACEAQWVSVDGDVTEVALWFNALRREGVRRAALVLGPRGAAEMVSDAEFGNGPTAPVGEPGGYLYEPDGAVIRAELVADLAADLGGHLLDPMIAYICAPSFTDTPFARAYRVLAVRPYNVKALKAWVRSEGIGVLDIKKRGISATPEEVRKQLLTGSGKGRNKATLVLTRIGDERVAIVVEPVPAP